The Trachemys scripta elegans isolate TJP31775 chromosome 21, CAS_Tse_1.0, whole genome shotgun sequence genome has a segment encoding these proteins:
- the DLAT gene encoding dihydrolipoyllysine-residue acetyltransferase component of pyruvate dehydrogenase complex, mitochondrial encodes MWRVFARRLAPCAAPRRVPGAAGASPARGARALSGGSLGAAQPPPGRSWSRSGPGPRPAGRLLLREPWPRLVPRRWCSLPPHQKVPLPALSPTMQMGTIARWEKKEGEKISEGDLIAEVETDKATVGFESLEECYLAKILVAEGTRDVPIGSVICITVEKPEFIDAFKNFTLDSAASAAPAASVPPPSAAAPPPPAQPSVQAPGSSYPPHMQILLPALSPTMTMGTVQRWEKKVGEKLSEGDLLAEIETDKATIGFEVQEEGYLAKIMVPEGTRDVPLGTPLCIIVEKESDIPAFADYRETGVADIKPQAPLLSPPPPAAAPPPQPTAPSAPAVTSPGAPAHKGRVIISPLAKKLAAERGIDIVQVKGTGPDGRITKKDIESFVPPKIVPAQAAPVAPAAPTAAPPPSGVFTDIPISNVRRVIAQRLMQSKQTIPHYYLSIDINVGEILELRKELNKEVSENVKLSVNDFIIKASALACVKVPEANSSWLDTVIRQNHVVDVSIAVSTPAGLITPIVFNAHIKGLASISKDVASLAAKAREGKLQPHEFQGGTFTVSNLGMYGIKNFSAIINPPQACILAVGTSENRLVPANNEKGFDVASMMSVTLSCDHRVVDGAVGAQWLAEFKKFLERPTTMLL; translated from the exons ATGTGGCGCGTGTTCGCGCGGCGCCTCGCCCCGTGCGCGGCCCCGCGGCGAGTGCCCGGCGCGGCGGGAGCGAGCCCGGCCCGGGGGGCCCGCGCCCTGAGTGGAGGGAGCCTGGGGGCCGCGCAGCCCCCGCCGGGCCGGAGCTGGAGCCGGAGCGGCCCGGGCCCCCGGCCCGCGGGGCGGCTGCTGCTGAGggagccctggccccgcctcgTCCCCCGGCGGTGGTGCAGCCTCCCGCCGCACCAGAAG GTGCCTTTGCCGGCTCTTTCCCCTACAATGCAGATGGGGACTATCGCTCGGTgggagaagaaggagggggagaagatCAGCGAGGGAGATCTGATTGCAGAG GTGGAAACAGACAAAGCGACTGTGGGGTTTGAGAGTCTGGAAGAATGTTACTTGGCCAAGATCCTGGTGGCAGAAGGGACAAGGGATGTTCCCATTGGGTCTGTAATATGTATCACAGTTGAAAA GCCTGAGTTTATTGATGCCTTTAAGAATTTTACCTTGGATTCTGCAGCATctgctgctccagcagcctcagtgcctcccccttcagcggcagctccccccccaccagctcaGCCTtctgtgcaggctccaggcagctccTACCCTCCTCACATGCAG ATTCTTCTCCCTGCTCTCTCGCCTACGATGACAATGGGCACGGTTCAGAGGTGGGAGAAGAAGGTTGGTGAGAAACTCAGTGAAGGAGACTTACTGGCAGAAATTGAAACAGACAAAGCCACGATAG GCTTTGAAGTGCAGGAAGAAGGTTACCTGGCAAAAATTATGGTGCCTGAAGGAACAAGGGATGTGCCATTAGGAACCCCACTCTGTATCATTGTGGAGAAGGAGTCTGATATTCCAGCATTTGCTGACTACAGGGAGACTGGAGTAGCTGACATCAAACCACAAGCACCACTACTAAGTCCTCCCCCTCCG gcagcagctcctcctccccagcccactgCCCCTTCAGCTCCAGCAGTCACATCACCTGGGGCTCCCGCACATAAAGGAAGGGTAATAATTAGCCCCCTGGCGAAGAAATTGGCAGCAGAAAGAGGAATTGACATTGTGCAGGTGAAAG GTACTGGACCAGATGGCAGAATCACGAAGAAAGATATTGAGTCATTTGTGCCTCCAAAGATTGTCCCT GCCCAGGCAGCCCCTGTTgcacctgcagctccaacagcagcaccacctccTTCAGGCGTCTTCACAGATATCCCCATCAGTAATGTTCGGAGG GTCATTGCTCAGCGTTTGATGCAGTCTAAACAAACAATACCTCACTACTATCTATCTATTGATATAAATGTGGGAGAAATACTGGAGCTCAGGAAAGAACTTAATAAG GAGGTGTCAGAGAACGTTAAGCTTTCTGTCAACGATTTCATCATTAAAGCTTCAGCTCTGGCATGTGTGAAGGTGCCTGAAGCCAATTCCTCATGGTTGGACACTGTTATCAGGCA AAATCATGTAGTGGATGTTAGCATTGCAGTGAGTACTCCTGCAGGGCTTATAACTCCCATCGTGTTCAATGCGCACATAAAGGGACTGGCTTCCATTAGTAAAGATGTTGCCTCTTTGGCAGCCAAAGCACGAGAAGGTAAACTTCAGCCCCACGAATTCCAG GGAGGCACTTTTACGGTTTCCAATTTAGGAATGTATGGGATTAAGAATTTCTCTGCCATAATCAATCCACCTCAGGCATGTATTCTGGCAGTTGGTACTTCAGAGAACAGGCTGGTGCCAGCAAATAATGAGAAGGG GTTTGATGTGGCCAGCATGATGTCAGTTACTCTTAGTTGTGACCACCGAGTTGTGGATGGAGCAGTTGGAGCCCAGTGGCTTGCTGAGTTCAAAAAGTTCCTTGAAAGGCCAACAACCATGCTGCTATAA
- the PIH1D2 gene encoding PIH1 domain-containing protein 2: MMAAPAHPEDMLTQVTQLWSMLDEMAENTPESYHRFMQQQLEDAKQYCTPPEPHLCLQTHILDPNEKSLFINLCRWKRVPAPKSPTDPIPLSAGPLEEVSDKAEIYSIIDIAYNPTVLQREENQAEMDHLIRLTFKYIEEHYNLSLAHSYHIATFTLKGSLKRMKQSLGGGPLPAPLFNKNMRNELTLDQMKHNLREEDHNNATLLLNKDVTQSKVHLIEEIASMELPEEPSTPAYELTIAKDSNGKPLKIELKVELPKVSSVSECELSISRDDVIVEVPEKYRLQLDLPELVDEEATTATFNKGKGVLLIIMPIS, translated from the exons ATGATGGCGGCTCCTGCTCACCCAGAGGACATGCTGACTCAAGTGACCCAGCTCTGGAGTATGCTGGATGAGATGGCAGAAAACACCCCTGAGAGTTACCACAGATtcatgcagcagcagctggaggatgCAAAGCAATATTGCACTCCCCCTGAACCACATCTTTGCCTACAGACCCACATACTG GATCCTAATGAAAAATCATTGTTCATTAACCTCTGCAGGTGGAAAAGGGTCCCAGCTCCTAAGTCACCTACTGATCCAATACCTCTAAGTGCTGGCCCACTAGAGGAGGTGTCCGATAAAGCAG AGATTTACTCCATCATAGATATTGCATATAATCCGACTGTTCTTCAGCGAGAGGAGAACCAAGcagaaatggatcacttgatccgTCTGACATTTAAATACATTGAGGAGCATTACAACCTCTCTCTCGCCCACTCTTACCACATTGCAACATTCACACTCAAAGGAAGCCTGAAAAGGATGAAACAGAGTCTGGGAGGAGGGCCACTACCAGCTCCACTTTTCAACAAGAACATGAGGAATG AACTGACACTGGACCAGATGAAGCACAACCTCAGAGAGGAGGATCACAATAATGCTACACTGCTGCTGAACAAGGATGTTACACAGTCTAAAGTGCATCTGATAGAAGAGATTGCCAGTATggagctgccagaggagccaAGCACACCTGCCTATGAACTGACCATTGCAAAGGATTCAAATGGGAAACCTCTAAAGATTGAACTGAAAGTTGAATTGCCTAAAGTTAGTTCTGTTTCTGAATGTGAACTGAGCATTTCAAGG GATGATGTAATCGTTGAAGTCCCTGAAAAATACAGATTACAGCTGGATTTGCCAGAATTGGTCGATGAAGAAGCAACTACAGCAACATTTAACAAAGGGAAAGGTGTGTTGCTTATCATAATGCCAATTTCCTAA